In Aedes albopictus strain Foshan chromosome 3, AalbF5, whole genome shotgun sequence, the genomic window tccaaaaaatgtctcacgaaacctaatgcaagcctatccatatacgtgagaacaaaagatgtttacaaagttcttacagatagattaacacgggaaatctgaacacaaaccactaccacacaggaatttggattggtcaattgaccaatccaaattcctgtgtggtagtggtttgtgttcagatttcccgtgttaatctatctgtaagaactttgtaaacatcttttgttctcacgtatacggataggcttgcattaggtttcgtgagataaaatttggagaactcaatgTCTTCTATTGCACAGGTCTGACCGCACTGCGAATCCGGCATTACCCTTTAAGGTGTAAAAAGTACCCTCTTTTTCCTAGTATATGaagctgtcaaaataaagggtacttgtcaatttttgaaaaagagtAATTTTTTCCCTTCTTCGAATTCCGACCGTTGTGATGAGTGAAAAATTTGTTAAACATTTTCGAGGTGCGTCTAAAGATGATGCTTGTGATTTGCTGATTTTTGCGGGTAAGTTCAACTAAATATTTATTCAACTGTGTTTTAAAGTGACGAActaatagaggtaatcacgttcaaaagtatgcgtgccttttttgtagatgtcgttgtgaaactgcgaggaaaatatttgcactcttgccccggacgttagttttatcattatttacccgttttacccaaatcgattgggtaatatttgcatatgcgatctgagtagcctttcaatcggcgtgcacttttgtgtgaggaaaaatttgcgctagtgttcgtgtgttgaaatgtcacttatctctatagtggtttctgcttttagtggtggtgcgtatacgtacacgttgcattacacgaacactacttgagttactggttgaaaatagtaagcaaaaatcagctgttcccagcaaaatcaaatgggcatattttcaaccagtagatttgcattagtgttcgtgacgccacgctgcgaaaccactatgggaAATTTTATTATTTCATAGGATGCCGACAGCTCCGAGTGTGATTCTGGACCTCCGCTGGAGCCTCCACCTGGATCAAAGTTGGGTACAGGATTCAATCAACCAGATGCTGGAAGAAAGGTTATCCGCGGCTCTTTGGCAAAACCCACATACATATTAATAATAATTAAGAAGTAAAATATTTAACAGGAATGAATAAAAATTTCGCTAGAACTATTTTTTGTGCGTTGTTTGTCATTCAATTTTtgcatttaaaaattcaattatttattACTAAGTCCCCATAAAATGATAAAGAGAGTAAATTTtactcttttcataatttcagattattccagaaaAAGGGTAAAAATCACTCGTTTATTTGACGTACAAGCGGTTTACCCTTTAAAGAGTAAAGGccgtttactctttttatgagttcacctagttactctcgaaAAGGGTACTTttttactctttaaagagtactttgGTCTCTCAGTGCGGTCCGATCCATCgtatatgagccattttacgaaatgacaacaatgttgaCAACAACGGACACatgctcctgtcaaaatttcattcataaaatcggctcgtaaaatggactattgttatcatgggagcttgcacagtgacgtcatcattatctccttctctttctctcGTTCGCCGTCGGTCCATAGAGTAAAAACCTAACTTCATACgattttgtaaacattgccctcaaaaatTGTTTGAGGGCAACCCAACTAACAAGGATACACTGAAacacggcttgcggtaatgaccagcataaaaatgttttcaaatttaccatggcaaaacatgatcatcgaccaacaaacgcttcttgtgtgcgttttgtttcctccTGTTGCGAAGAGATATTTCGGAGGTCTCGAAGCAGAAACTCGTTGTTTCGAGTATGTTCAGCTCAAGCTGTAAGTAATGTTTTTATTAGTTGGATATTATTAGCTCCCTAATCTTATGACTTACATTTTAGTCTCCTATATAGTTCACTCACAATCAATTCGCACAGAGAAATTCAAACTGTATTTCGAATACTACAAATAAAGACATGATTGAAATAAAATCTACACTCTATTATACTCTAATAAGGCTACCTTGATAATTCACAATAATCCACTATTTAGCAAAACAAGATTTTCCAATTCACGATTACTTATTACTTTGACTTCAATTTCGTTTGTCATCGTCGACCCTCATTCATGACAGTACCGACCATCGACCGTCGTTCGTGACAGTTCGTTGGGTCTAGGTAGTGGCTCACATTGGCTCGCTACAGGGTGTTCCATACGAGGAGCTGTTGCGGCTAACATCCTCCCCCCCGTGTCGCCTTAACTTCCGGTTCAGCGTCACCAGATCCCAACACGTCCAGCACAGCCAACTTGGTAGCGGGCCTCTTCAAAACTCCTCCTATAGTATTTATCTCCGCTTGACGTGTCACGCCATCTTTACCCGGAATCGTTCGGATGACTCGTCCACGTATCCATCTGTTCCTGACATTTTCATCGACTACGAGCACCAAATCTCCTACCTGGATCGGTCGTACATCCTTGAACCATTTCGTGCGGCGAATAATGGTCGGAAGATACTCTACCACCCATCGTCGCCAGAAGTTGTCCAACGTGTGCTTGACCATGTTCCAGCTACTTCTTAACGCCGTCCCTAAATCCGTTGGATACTTCACCGGTTCGCGCACACCATTTGAGTTTAACAACAAAAAGTGGTTCGGGGTCAACGATTCCTGGTCCGCCGTTTCCAAAGGGATGAACGTTAACGGTCGAGAGTTGACCATACTTTCTGCCTCGGCAAGCACCGTCGCAAACGATTCGTCATCCAGTTTTCGCTCTATAGGAACCGCTTGTAGTGCCGATTTTACCGATCGAACCATACGTTCCCAGCAGCCCCCCATGTGAGGAGCAGCAGGGGGGTTGAACCGCCACTGAGTGTGGCTATTTGTAAAGGTACTTCCCAAATCGGTGTGGATCTTCTTGATTTCGTCTTGTAGTTCCCGACTTGCTCCTACAAAATTGGTCCCATTGTCGGAGTAGATTTCAAGCGGGGAACCTCTCCGGGCTATGAACCTTCTGATGGCCTTCTTACACGCATCGGTGGACAAACTAGCAACTACCTCTAGATGAATTGCCCTGATCGAAAGGCAGGTAAAAAGGCATACCCATCGTTTGGCTACGCTCCGCCCGACTTTCACCAAATATGGACCAAAAAGATCGACGCCTACAAAGGTGAACGGGCGAACACCTGGTTCCAACCGTACAGCTGGAAGCGGTCCCATTTTTGGAGCCACAGGCATGACTCTGTGTATGCGGCACCACATGCAGCGTTTCCTCGTTGAACGTATTTCCACTCGAAGGCGTGGCACGTGGAACTTCTGACGTACCTCGTTGACGATGGTTTCATCATTGGCATGACCATATTTCCGATGAAAGAAATCCAGCAGCAACTCGGTGACCCGATGATTTCTTGGCAGAATGATGGGAAACTTAGCATCAAAGGTCAGTACATGAGCTTCTGCGCCCCTACTGCCTACTCGCAGCACTCCGAAGTCATCAGCGAATGGTGAAAGTTTCGCAAGACAACTGGTCGATCCCACTGACTTCTGGCTTCCCCGGCAACGTTCCAAGTTTTGCTTGAGGGTTGCGACTTCGTCCGGAAACGCATCCGCCTGCGCTAGCATCCATAACGTCCTTTCCGCTTTCTGAATTTCCGCACTAGTCAGCCCCATAACATCAGCaggtttttccttccttttcgctGACCGTAGACTATCCACGAAGTGATGAACATACGCCACTGAGCGCAGCATTCTGTCGAACCGCGAAAACCTTTCAGTATTCACCAATGGTTGTCTAACTAGGTGGCTGCACACATACGCTTCCCGTAGCTCCTTATCACTTTCATCGATACCTTCATCCGGAATCTTCAACCAATGTTCTTCGCTGTTGTAGAGAAATTCTGGTCCCTGGAACCAGCGACTGTCTGTGTTGTATGAAGCTCCTTTGCCCCACTTCGTTGCTTCATCCGCCACGTTGATTTTCGTTGAAATCCATCGCCATTCTTCTAGACATGAAAGGTTCAATATCTCGTCGACCCTGAAGGCGACAAACTGGCGGTATCGTCGTGTATCCGACTTGATCCACGAACAAACTGTAGATGAATCACTCCAGAAGTAAGTTTTCTGGACCTTCAGCGAATGGTTTTCCTCGATAGTTTTCCGCAACCGAGCTCCTAGCAACGCCGCCATTAATTCCAGTCGAGGAATAGAAAGTCCTCGAAGCGGCGCGACCTTCGTCTTCGAAGCAACAAGTGCTACCCTGATCTGGCCTCGATCAATGATTCGAAAGTATGCTACTGCTGCGAAGGCTTGAGCGCTTGCATCGACGAACACGTGTAGCTCTAGGGTTTCAAGGCTTTTCGGCTCATACCCCGGGAAATAGCACCGAGGTATACGCAATTCACCCAGCTTCTTCAGTACAGCTATCCACTGCGACCAAGTTGCAGCAAGTTCGTTTGGAATTCGGCTGTCCCAATCGGTCTCGGTTCGCCAGACTTCTTGTATTAGAATCTTTCCTTGGATTACAAACGATGCCACCAGTCCTAAGGGATCATATATACTCATGACCAGTCGCAGCATTTCTCTTTTCGTAGGAGCTTGATCACTTTCTAGCAGGCTTCGTACTTTATCACAAGATTGCAGCGAAAATAAAAAGACGTCATCTTCTTGTAACCAGGCCATGCCCAACACTCGCTCGAATCCTTCCTTCTCCGGTAACATGTCCTTCGGCGGTTTCCGGTCTACTTCTCCAAGCTTCTCTAACACGTTCTTGTCACTTGACATCCAATTCCGAATGTAGAATCCAGCCCGCTTGTGCACCTCGATCACTTCTCTCGCTACTTCACACGCTTCTTCCGCAGTGTCGAAACTGTCTACGTAGTCGTCCACGTAGTGCTTTTTGATGACTGCCGCAGCTCCACGGGGTAGCTCATGTTCTTGCTCTTGCGCGTTCACATTTTTTATGTATTGCGAATGAGCTGGTGAGCAAGCCGCACCAAAAATTGCCACGTCAGAAACCATGATTTTCATCGGAAGTTCAGGGGAATCCCGGTACGGAAACAACAAAGCGCTACGATCTTGCTGACGAATTGCGATTTGCAGAAACATCTCCTTGATATCAGCAGAAACTGCCACCTGTCGCTCCCGGTATGGAAACATTACGGACAACAACGGCGTAAGAAGATCGGGTCCCTTCAATAACATCGAGTTCAATGAAACGCCGTCAACCTTCGCTGCCGCATCCCAGATGACTCTAATCTTCCCTGGCTTCTTCTCATTCAAGACAACTCCAATCGGTAAAAACCATGTGCGCCGGAGGTCGAATCCTTCAACTTCTTCCGCTGTCGCTACGTGGATATACCCCTTGCTTATAAAATCCGCAATTTGCTGTCGAACGCTTTCATACAACTCCGGTTTCTTGGTTAAACGTTTTTCCAGGCACCTGAATCGATGTTCTGCCATCGGCCAACTGTTCGGCATCTCCACGTAGTCATGTTTCCACAACAGTCCCGTCTCGAACTTCTCGCCGCTCAATCGTCGTGTTGTGGATTTTAGGATTTCCAGTGCCCGTTGTTCTTCTGCTCCCTTCACAGCTGGTACAACCGCTATTCCCATGCTCTCGATGTCGAAGAAACGGCGAACGAACTCGTGCAGATCAACGACCGTTGGCTCCGCGATGTGCAACTGGCAATGCATCGAATTCATTTGAGGTTTCCGCAAACTGCCGCATACTGCCCATCCAATTCTTGTCTTCGTAGCTATAGGCTCGTTCAGTTTTCCCTCTCGCAGTTTCAGAGTTGCTAGGAGATGAGAGTTGCTCTGACCAATCAGGATTCCAGGTACCGCGGATCTGAAGCTCTTCACCGGTAGTTTATTGAGGTGCGCGTACCTTGCTGCCAGCTCTGAATAGTCCATCGTCTGTGTCGGTAGGCCAAGATTATCTACGGTGTACACATCGGATAATTTGTATCGCTTGCTTCCGCCGGCTTCGCATATTTCCATCTCAACTACTTCCGCACCCGTAATTGTCTTGTTGCTGCCCCCGGTCCATTCGATGTGCAACGTTTCCATCTCTCCATTGACCCCAAGAGCGTCTGTTATCGATCGTTCAATGAGCGTCACCGATGATCCATCGTCGAGGAACGCGAACGTGTTGACCCGACCAGATTTCCCAAACAAGGTAACCGGAAGAATACGGAAGAGCGTCGAGGAGGATAGTTGACGATGAACTGTTACAACAGCATTGGTAGCCTTCGTCtccgatggcggctcaaaatgaaGCAGCCGGTGATGTCGCTTAGGGCAGTCGTTGATTCCACAGAGTTCACCTCTGCATGGCCAACGAGCATGAGATGTTAGGCAACGAGCACAAAGTTTATGCACTTTCACTGCCTTCCATCTGCCATCCAAATCCAGTCGCTTGAAGGAAGAGCAGTTCTCGATTTGGTGGTTCTCAGCGTTGCATACTGGGCACAATTTACCACTGCTCTTGCTGATCTCCCTCTCAATCTGCTTTCCACTGCTCGTTGCAGCTTTCTCTGTTTCTTCTCGTCGGTTGCCTTTCGGTTGGTTCGCTGAGACGTGTGCGTTCACGAAGGAGCGCTCCTTCTGCCGACTTCGTTCGTCCTTCACTGCTTTCTGCGGGATGCTGACAAGCGGAGTAACACCGCTCGCCGCCGAGGAAATTTTCGCCATGTATTCGCTGAAGACATTCAAATCTACCACCGGAACTTGCTCCTGATAGAGAGCCCAACTGAACTTCACCGTCGCCGGTAGCTTGTCAACCAGCTCTTGAAGAAGGATCGGGTTTGCCAAATGTCTTTCTAAACCAACCGCCTTCAAGTGCCCGCAGAGGTTCTGGACCACTAGACCGAAGCTAACAAGAGTCTCCAACCGGTCTGGTTTTGGTGGAGGTGTTGCGCGAACCTTGGCGA contains:
- the LOC134289468 gene encoding uncharacterized protein LOC134289468 — translated: MLRSVAYVHHFVDSLRSAKRKEKPADVMGLTSAEIQKAERTLWMLAQADAFPDEVATLKQNLERCRGSQKSVGSTSCLAKLSPFADDFGVLRVGSRGAEAHVLTFDAKFPIILPRNHRVTELLLDFFHRKYGHANDETIVNEVRQKFHVPRLRVEIRSTRKRCMWCRIHRVMPVAPKMGPLPAVRLEPGVRPFTFVGVDLFGPYLVKVGRSVAKRWVCLFTCLSIRAIHLEVVASLSTDACKKAIRRFIARRGSPLEIYSDNGTNFVGASRELQDEIKKIHTDLGSTFTNSHTQWRFNPPAAPHMGGCWERMVRSVKSALQAVPIERKLDDESFATVLAEAESMVNSRPLTFIPLETADQESLTPNHFLLLNSNGVREPVKYPTDLGTALRSSWNMVKHTLDNFWRRWVVEYLPTIIRRTKWFKDVRPIQVGDLVLVVDENVRNRWIRGRVIRTIPGKDGVTRQAEINTIGGVLKRPATKLAVLDVLGSGDAEPEVKATRGGGC